The following are encoded in a window of Microtus ochrogaster isolate Prairie Vole_2 unplaced genomic scaffold, MicOch1.0 UNK29, whole genome shotgun sequence genomic DNA:
- the Odf1 gene encoding outer dense fiber protein 1 isoform X1 has product MAALSCLLDSVRRDIKKVDRELRQLRCIDELSSRCLCDLYMHPYCCCDLHPYPYCLCYSKRSRACGLCDLYYPCCLCDYKLYCLRPSLRSLERKAICAAEDEKKELVKLRRTTNRILASSCCSSNILGSVNVCGFEPDQVKVRVKDGKVCVSAERENRYDCLGSKKYSYMNICKEFSLPPCVDEKDVTYSYGLGSCVKIESPCYPCTSPCNPCNPCSPCSPCGPCGPCGPCGPCGPCDPCNPCYPCGSRFSCRKMIL; this is encoded by the exons ATGGCCGCACTGAGTTGTCTTTTGGACAGTGTTAGAAGGGACATAAAGAAGGTGGACAGAGAATTAAGGCAACTGAGATGTATCGACGAGCTCAGCTCCCGCTGCCTGTGCGACCTCTACATGCACCCGTACTGCTGCTGTGACCTGCACCCCTACCCCTACTGCCTCTGCTACTCCAAGCGATCCCGCGCCTGCGGCCTGTGCGACCTATACTACCCGTGCTGCCTGTGTGACTACAAGCTGTACTGCCTTCGCCCATCGCTCCGCAGCCTGGAGAGGAAAGCGATCTGCGCCGCTGAGGACGAGAAAAAAGAGCTGGTCAA ACTCAGAAGGACCACCAACAGAATCCTGGCCTCATCTTGCTGCAGCAGCAACATCTTGGGATCGGTTAACGTGTGTGGCTTTGAGCCCGACCAAGTCAAAGTGCGCGTCAAAGAtgggaaggtctgtgtgtcagccGAGAGGGAGAACAGGTACGACTGCCTCGGATCCAAAAAGTACAGTTACATGAACATCTGCAAAGAGTTCAGCTTGCCGCCATGCGTGGACGAGAAAGACGTGACGTACTCCTACGGGCTCGGCAGTTGCGTCAAGATCGAGTCTCCCTGCTACCCTTGCACATCTCCCTGCAACCCCTGCAACCCTTGCAGCCCCTGTAGCCCCTGCGGCCCCTGCGGCCCCTGTGGCCCCTGCGGTCCCTGTGGCCCCTGTGACCCTTGCAACCCCTGCTACCCTTGTGGAAGCCGATTCTCCTGTAGGAAGATGATCTTGTAA
- the Odf1 gene encoding outer dense fiber protein 1 isoform X2, with protein sequence MAALSCLLDSVRRDIKKVDRELRQLRCIDELSSRCLCDLYMHPYCCCDLHPYPYCLCYSKRSRACGLCDLYYPCCLCDYKLYCLRPSLRSLERLRRTTNRILASSCCSSNILGSVNVCGFEPDQVKVRVKDGKVCVSAERENRYDCLGSKKYSYMNICKEFSLPPCVDEKDVTYSYGLGSCVKIESPCYPCTSPCNPCNPCSPCSPCGPCGPCGPCGPCGPCDPCNPCYPCGSRFSCRKMIL encoded by the exons ATGGCCGCACTGAGTTGTCTTTTGGACAGTGTTAGAAGGGACATAAAGAAGGTGGACAGAGAATTAAGGCAACTGAGATGTATCGACGAGCTCAGCTCCCGCTGCCTGTGCGACCTCTACATGCACCCGTACTGCTGCTGTGACCTGCACCCCTACCCCTACTGCCTCTGCTACTCCAAGCGATCCCGCGCCTGCGGCCTGTGCGACCTATACTACCCGTGCTGCCTGTGTGACTACAAGCTGTACTGCCTTCGCCCATCGCTCCGCAGCCTGGAG AGACTCAGAAGGACCACCAACAGAATCCTGGCCTCATCTTGCTGCAGCAGCAACATCTTGGGATCGGTTAACGTGTGTGGCTTTGAGCCCGACCAAGTCAAAGTGCGCGTCAAAGAtgggaaggtctgtgtgtcagccGAGAGGGAGAACAGGTACGACTGCCTCGGATCCAAAAAGTACAGTTACATGAACATCTGCAAAGAGTTCAGCTTGCCGCCATGCGTGGACGAGAAAGACGTGACGTACTCCTACGGGCTCGGCAGTTGCGTCAAGATCGAGTCTCCCTGCTACCCTTGCACATCTCCCTGCAACCCCTGCAACCCTTGCAGCCCCTGTAGCCCCTGCGGCCCCTGCGGCCCCTGTGGCCCCTGCGGTCCCTGTGGCCCCTGTGACCCTTGCAACCCCTGCTACCCTTGTGGAAGCCGATTCTCCTGTAGGAAGATGATCTTGTAA